One window of Hoplias malabaricus isolate fHopMal1 chromosome 16, fHopMal1.hap1, whole genome shotgun sequence genomic DNA carries:
- the zgc:158785 gene encoding LOW QUALITY PROTEIN: E3 ubiquitin-protein ligase MARCHF3 (The sequence of the model RefSeq protein was modified relative to this genomic sequence to represent the inferred CDS: deleted 1 base in 1 codon): protein MEGRKDGGMKLNLSGLSGPCSPASSLMSSNAEADGQLDMQSEAWSPGPGPDPVDLDSPKLENKSVEISPGPVQDVPPSLDHVLSMLPVSSCSSLNGLELFCRICHEGGVAAELVSPCVCAGTVGAVHWVCLEHWLTASSTRRCKLCHHEFALECLPKPLTEVKRLDGAVLRLRASLMSFISCVGSMAGLSGWMCVQGAVDLFYSNGLEGVTLFLLTFALFTIYFFWTMVFLRYHVHLFRTWSETNETGTGLSVQLRPHG, encoded by the exons ATGGAGGGAAGGAAGGATGGAGGAATGAAGCTGAACCTCTCTGGGCTTTCGGGACCTTGCTCTCCAGCTTCCTCCCTCATGTCCAGCAACGCTGAAGCTGACGGACAGCTG GACATGCAGAGTGAGGCCTGGTCACCTGGTCCTGGTCCTGATCCAGTGGACCTGGATTCACCAAAACTGGAAAATAAATCAGTGGAGATCAGCCCAGGCCCCGTCCAGGATGTCCCCCCTTCTCTGGATCATGTTCTGTCCATGCTCCCGGTGTCCAGCTGCAGCAG CCTGAACGGACTGGAGCTGTTCTGCCGAATCTGTCACGAAGGCGGTGTCGCCGCGGAGCTGGTGtctccatgtgtgtgtgcggggaCGGTGGGCGCGGTGCACTGGGTCTGTCTCGAGCACTGGCTCACGGCTTCCAGCACAAGACGCTGCAAGCTCTGCCACCACGAGTTCGCCCTGGAATGCCTGCCCAAGCCTCTGACtgag GTGAAGAGATTAGATGGCGCTGTGCTCAGGCTTCGTGCTTCTTTAATGTCTTTTATCTCCTGTGTGGG CAGCATGGCCGGTCTGTCCGGCTGGATGTGTGTCCAAGGAGCCGTGGACCTTTTCTACAGCAACGGCCTGGAGGGCGTG ACCCTCTTCCTCCTCACATTCGCCCTCTTCACCATCTACTTCTTCTGGACCATG GTTTTCCTACGTTATCACGTTCATCTCTTTCGAACATGGAGCGAGACCAACGAGACAGGGACTGGACTCTCAGTGCAGTTACGTCCACACGGCTGA